The genome window CCGTATGCCACCAACATGTGAATTTCTACTAATGTCACTGTATGCAACAGAAGAAGGATATTGATTGGCACAGCACCATAACTTAAGATGTTTCAGCAACTATAGATACGTAAATTCAACCCTACCCGAAGAGTCAACTTCCCTGGCGCTCTTGCGATATTACTTCATGTTTTCTATTCAACTAGACAATGGCTCAGGCGGCAGAAGCTCGTATTGCTTAATTTCAATATCAAGCACTCTAACTAGGAAATTCAGTTACAACAAAAATTCGTTACTTTCTGCCAATTTTTATTtctcacaatatttttttttcatttaaaaacttACAATATAACTCTATATACTTTTTAAATTATCAATTGATTACTTAAATCTTTGTTGCGCATAAACCTATTTAACAGTTACATGCCGGTCTATATTCTTCTCTTGTACAAATgatattttattgttattttatttcatttaactAAACAATTTAAATGTGGGACAAACAGAATGTAGACGATAACGATCGAATAGTTTTTTTTGGATTAGAAATGGCTCCGTTccgaaaaatatctttttcgaaAAACTTACTTTTATCAGGGCTGAGTGTTTGAAAATTAGATTTGGAAAACGAGAACATAGAGTAGATAGCAACAATCTGATTGCCGTTTTCATCTCAAAAGCTTGTCATGCAAATATCGCCCCAAATTTTCTGTTTTCTGGGAAGGTATCCACATTTCGTATAGTATACAATACACATGAATAGTTTATAATTAGTATTTATAGTTTGCATTAGACGTCTTCAATGTTTTTGCTATTTACTGTCTCAACGATATTTTCCTGTTTGTGTGTGTGAGTAGTCTTTATCACGACTAAAAACCGTTTCAAATATTTGTATAGAATAATCTGAATGCGACTACGAACTATCGATTGCTGGTCCCACCTTTTTTCCGttcttccttttccttcttctcGGCCTCACGCCGCGCCGCTGCCTCAGCCCGATGTTGTTTAATTATAGCTAATCGAGCCAAGTCAGCACGTGCCTGCTCAGTTTTGCCTTCGGCATGTAACTTTTGATAAAGGAGTTGCGCCTTCTGTTTCTCTAGTTCCTCACGTTCGCGTCTCGAAAGTTCTGGTTTCGCGGCTTTATCGCCAGATCCCACTTTTGACACTTTTACTGCCGATTTTTTTGCAACACGATTTGGATTTTCAATTTCTATTAGATTGGAAACTCCCTTCGCCTTGTGGTTGTCGTCATCACTCTCTTCTGAATCACTACCCGATCTTGAACCACCGGATGCCTCTTCGTCTTCACCTTCAGATTCTTCCTGTTGCCGAGATGTTCTGTAATAAAAACGGAAAATAAGGATTCAGGGTTAATTGCACCAGAGTAGAGGTGGTGTCATTCGTACTCACTTCTCCTTATCTTTTTTCATCTCCTCTTCCAGTTCTTCGGGGCTAGTAAAGTTCCGTGACCGTCCTTTGTGATTGACATATTTTCCTgataatagaaaaata of Hermetia illucens chromosome 4, iHerIll2.2.curated.20191125, whole genome shotgun sequence contains these proteins:
- the LOC119654928 gene encoding 28 kDa heat- and acid-stable phosphoprotein-like, translating into MPRGKYVNHKGRSRNFTSPEELEEEMKKDKEKTSRQQEESEGEDEEASGGSRSGSDSEESDDDNHKAKGVSNLIEIENPNRVAKKSAVKVSKVGSGDKAAKPELSRREREELEKQKAQLLYQKLHAEGKTEQARADLARLAIIKQHRAEAAARREAEKKEKEERKKGGTSNR